In one Alphaproteobacteria bacterium genomic region, the following are encoded:
- a CDS encoding dihydroxyacetone kinase subunit DhaK, translating into MSQFINSKEALVTEAIDGLLRHAGGRLARLDGYPHIKVVVRNDWDRSKVALVSGGGSGHEPSHAGFVGQGMLTAAVCGDVFASPSVDAVLAGILAVTGKAGCLLIVKNYTGDRLNFGLAAERARAFGLNVNMVIVDDDIALPDLPQARGVAGTLFVHKICGALADQGASLETVTAAAKDVIGGVASIGMSLQSCTIPGNAADNRIPEGKAELGLGIHGEPGVEQVEFSGAAGAIDMVVDRLSGTIGPGPHAALINNLGSATPLEMSVLTEELLKSRIANQIRWVIGPAPLMTSLDMRGFSISLLPVGKDQETALIAPVACEAWPGCRAVGGVDVLPLPDGLTPIAPMPSKHAGNRALIETCCELFIAAEKDLNALDLHSGDGDTGSTLATAARALIGALDRLPQADVTQLYRAIGLELSQTMGGSSGVLLAIFFAAAGDASASGEDTIGSLKTALDRVQEVGGAGPGDRTMIDALAPALDALRDGIPAAAVAARAGADATAGIERARAGRASYIASENLVGHNDPGAEAVARLFEHLAR; encoded by the coding sequence GCGGCGGGTCCGGGCATGAGCCGAGCCATGCCGGGTTCGTGGGACAGGGCATGCTGACCGCGGCGGTCTGCGGCGACGTCTTCGCGTCACCGTCGGTCGACGCCGTTCTGGCGGGCATTCTCGCCGTGACCGGGAAGGCCGGTTGCCTGCTGATCGTGAAGAACTACACCGGCGACCGTCTCAATTTCGGCCTTGCGGCGGAGCGGGCGCGGGCATTCGGCCTGAACGTGAACATGGTGATCGTCGATGACGACATCGCCCTGCCGGATCTGCCCCAGGCGCGCGGCGTGGCCGGAACCCTTTTCGTGCACAAGATCTGTGGCGCGCTGGCCGATCAGGGCGCCAGTCTGGAGACAGTGACGGCCGCGGCGAAAGACGTGATCGGCGGGGTTGCCTCGATCGGCATGTCCCTCCAGTCCTGCACCATACCGGGCAATGCGGCGGATAACCGGATTCCCGAAGGCAAGGCCGAACTCGGCCTCGGCATCCACGGCGAGCCGGGGGTGGAGCAGGTTGAATTTTCCGGCGCGGCCGGGGCCATCGATATGGTGGTGGACCGGCTTTCGGGGACCATTGGCCCAGGCCCGCATGCGGCCCTGATCAACAATCTCGGCAGTGCCACGCCGCTGGAAATGTCGGTCCTCACCGAGGAACTGCTGAAGTCCAGGATCGCCAATCAGATCCGGTGGGTGATCGGACCGGCGCCGCTGATGACGTCTCTCGACATGCGCGGGTTCTCGATTTCGCTGCTTCCTGTCGGGAAAGATCAGGAAACGGCGCTGATTGCCCCAGTGGCCTGCGAGGCCTGGCCGGGCTGCCGTGCGGTCGGTGGGGTCGACGTCCTGCCGCTGCCGGACGGTCTGACGCCGATCGCGCCAATGCCGTCAAAGCATGCCGGCAACCGGGCGCTGATCGAGACCTGCTGCGAATTGTTCATCGCAGCGGAGAAGGATCTGAACGCGTTGGACCTGCATTCGGGCGATGGTGATACCGGCAGCACCCTGGCCACGGCGGCCCGTGCCCTGATCGGTGCGCTGGACCGACTTCCGCAGGCCGATGTGACCCAGCTGTATCGGGCGATCGGCCTGGAATTGAGCCAGACCATGGGGGGATCCTCCGGCGTGTTGCTGGCAATTTTCTTTGCGGCGGCCGGCGATGCCTCGGCCAGCGGCGAGGACACGATCGGGTCGCTCAAAACGGCTCTGGATCGGGTGCAGGAGGTCGGTGGAGCCGGTCCTGGCGACCGGACCATGATCGACGCGCTGGCACCTGCGCTGGATGCGCTGCGGGACGGCATTCCGGCGGCGGCCGTCGCCGCGCGGGCCGGTGCTGATGCCACCGCCGGGATCGAACGTGCCCGCGCCGGCCGTGCCAGCTATATCGCCTCGGAAAACCTGGTTGGTCACAATGACCCCGGTGCAGAGGCGGTGGCCCGTCTGTTCGAGCATCTGGCGCGGTGA
- a CDS encoding PAS domain-containing protein: MPRDSIEPCVAPYTVANGRDPARFHAGHPEELRPLWGKEVGRLFDYWSDICQGSRFPSRIDIDPLDIAKLLPYVFLGDIDPAGPEYTYRLAGEEIVAVFNRYNGQKGLAGVKLGDSLPPDKAEMIRNRWRPLVENRAAIYMRGLVYSTLDSFALGERLILPLSNSGDLVDGFLGLTACHWHKKDSPAHRDDLDIYYIDPATFSQ; this comes from the coding sequence ATGCCTCGCGATAGCATCGAACCCTGCGTCGCCCCCTACACGGTAGCGAACGGCCGTGACCCGGCACGATTTCATGCCGGACATCCCGAAGAGCTGAGACCGCTCTGGGGCAAGGAGGTAGGTCGCCTTTTCGACTATTGGTCAGACATTTGCCAGGGGAGCCGATTTCCATCGCGGATCGACATCGACCCTCTGGATATCGCCAAACTGCTTCCGTATGTCTTTCTAGGCGACATTGATCCAGCAGGCCCGGAATATACCTATCGCCTAGCCGGTGAAGAGATCGTTGCCGTCTTCAATCGCTATAACGGTCAAAAGGGACTGGCAGGCGTCAAGCTCGGCGATTCCCTGCCTCCAGACAAAGCCGAGATGATTCGCAACCGTTGGCGGCCTCTCGTTGAAAACAGAGCGGCCATCTACATGCGTGGGCTGGTCTACAGCACCCTCGACAGTTTTGCCCTGGGGGAACGATTGATCCTGCCGCTTTCCAATTCCGGCGACCTTGTTGACGGATTTCTCGGGCTGACGGCGTGTCATTGGCACAAAAAGGACTCACCCGCCCATAGAGACGATCTGGACATCTATTACATCGATCCAGCGACTTTCAGCCAGTAG
- a CDS encoding VOC family protein, which translates to MGLQYLHTMVRVTDLDASLDFYCNKLGLQEHSRYDSEQGRFTLVMLCAPADKESADAEKAPLLELTYNWDPEEYTGGRNFGHLAFRVDNIYETCQDLMDQGVTINRPPRDGRMAFIRSPDDISIELLQRGDALPQAEPWASMGNTGTW; encoded by the coding sequence ATGGGACTTCAGTATCTGCACACCATGGTCCGTGTGACCGATCTCGATGCCAGCCTGGACTTCTACTGCAACAAGCTGGGCCTGCAGGAACACAGCCGCTATGACAGTGAACAGGGCCGCTTCACCCTGGTCATGCTCTGCGCGCCGGCCGACAAGGAAAGTGCCGATGCCGAGAAGGCGCCGCTGCTGGAACTGACCTATAACTGGGATCCGGAAGAGTATACCGGCGGCCGAAATTTCGGCCATCTCGCCTTCCGCGTCGACAACATCTACGAGACCTGCCAGGACCTCATGGATCAGGGCGTCACGATCAACCGTCCGCCCCGCGACGGCCGCATGGCATTCATCCGCTCGCCGGATGACATTTCGATCGAACTGCTGCAGCGCGGCGACGCCCTGCCCCAGGCGGAACCCTGGGCGTCGATGGGAAATACCGGGACTTGGTAA
- a CDS encoding nucleoside recognition domain-containing protein produces the protein MNVIFFAMVAIAFVVAAYRHVTWTAPIAAAGEELPKSPMEHLGLSMIDTAEASVTLAIGLIGVMALFLGLMKVAENGGLLRIVAKLLRPLLVRLFPDVPAEHPAMGAMIMNISANALGLGNAATPFGIRAMQELDKLNPHKGTATNSMALFLAINTSSVTLLPTGVIAIRAAAGSSDPAGIVPTTLIATICSTAIAILSAKLLQRHFRAPPPDADFNPDAAAGTETDDGEALPQESGEAYPLWVSAIALGCLIGFIPLTVAYGSSIAPWIIPGLMVGFLTFGVAKGVPIYESFVEGARDGFNVAVRIIPYLVAILVAVGMFRASGAMDLLIAPIGLITGPLGLPAEALPMALMRPLSGSGAYGIMASIISDPAIGPDSYVGYLVTTLQGSTETTFYVLAVYFGAVQIRRVRHALCAALLADAAGITAAVVACLFLFGHLT, from the coding sequence ATGAATGTGATTTTCTTCGCCATGGTCGCCATTGCCTTCGTGGTCGCGGCCTATCGTCATGTGACCTGGACCGCACCGATCGCGGCGGCGGGCGAAGAGCTGCCGAAATCACCGATGGAACATCTCGGCCTGTCGATGATCGACACCGCCGAAGCCTCGGTGACGCTGGCCATCGGCCTGATCGGTGTCATGGCCCTGTTCCTCGGCCTGATGAAGGTCGCGGAAAATGGCGGTCTGCTGCGGATCGTGGCCAAACTGCTGAGACCGCTTCTGGTGCGCCTGTTCCCCGACGTGCCGGCAGAGCATCCGGCCATGGGTGCGATGATCATGAACATCTCCGCCAACGCATTGGGGCTCGGCAACGCGGCCACGCCGTTCGGCATCCGGGCCATGCAGGAACTCGACAAGCTGAACCCGCACAAGGGCACGGCAACCAATTCCATGGCGCTGTTTCTGGCAATCAATACCTCATCCGTCACGCTGCTGCCGACCGGGGTTATCGCGATCCGTGCCGCCGCGGGGTCCTCGGATCCGGCTGGTATCGTGCCGACCACCCTGATCGCGACGATCTGTTCGACCGCGATCGCCATCCTCAGCGCGAAACTGCTGCAGCGTCACTTCCGGGCACCGCCGCCGGATGCGGACTTCAATCCCGATGCCGCCGCCGGCACGGAGACGGACGACGGCGAGGCCCTGCCGCAGGAATCCGGCGAGGCCTATCCGCTCTGGGTGTCCGCCATCGCGCTGGGATGTCTGATCGGCTTCATCCCGCTCACCGTCGCCTATGGGTCCAGCATCGCGCCATGGATCATCCCCGGCCTGATGGTCGGATTTCTGACTTTCGGCGTTGCCAAGGGCGTGCCGATCTATGAGAGCTTCGTCGAAGGCGCGCGCGACGGATTCAACGTCGCGGTGCGCATCATCCCCTATCTGGTCGCGATCCTGGTTGCGGTCGGGATGTTCCGGGCCTCCGGTGCGATGGATCTGCTGATTGCACCGATCGGACTGATCACCGGCCCCCTCGGCCTGCCGGCGGAGGCGCTGCCCATGGCCCTGATGCGGCCCCTCAGCGGCTCGGGGGCCTATGGTATCATGGCGTCCATCATCAGCGACCCGGCCATCGGCCCCGATTCCTATGTCGGCTATCTGGTCACCACACTGCAGGGCTCGACCGAAACGACCTTCTATGTCCTGGCGGTATATTTTGGTGCGGTCCAGATTCGCCGGGTGCGCCACGCGCTGTGTGCGGCCCTGCTGGCCGATGCGGCCGGGATTACGGCCGCGGTCGTCGCTTGCCTGTTCCTGTTCGGCCATCTGACGTAG
- a CDS encoding TIGR02302 family protein — MTQKTARGGQDRQTGGWPVGLSRAVLIWEQLEAAFWQPVAFTLVFLFIALTGLLPELPIWLHIAILAASGAYLLWLIWRGVHNFSWPDRLSARRRIEIVNRLDHRPLETLSDHPSTDDPVQLALWQEHRRRMEARIRGLSVGAPAPQLARRDPMALRIGALVLLVVGLGLAGRDAPVRLGEALIPATSTPVAGLAIGIDAWLAPPDYTGLPPQFIARSGDDAARRNDPALKGPDHTAPVGSRLVVQVTGDLPQAVLMTPAGPVPFSAFADGGFAVEHELTESGNVTVIADDQELAGWTIHTVPDEAPVVTLPEAPVPSLQQALTITHTVSDDYGIASLVAVIERADRPIGSAQSSPDGDEAMAIVTPLPVPDIAKYGKQRRVYRDYTAHPWAGGEVRLTLVATDAIGQEGRSEPVTLILPARKFNHPVAQIIVELRRELAWDPGRSRMAVADALEALAWGHENYGDDVTVFLSLREAFTRLRRPKRGDEHGRAAVDEVVDLLWKTALYLEDGGVSLALARLRAAEQALMEAMAEGASDAELDRLMDELQAAMNDYMSAMTEQLRQSMQDGEEVPQFNPGDNMVSTDDINDMMDQIREMMRNGMTESATQMLEQLRRMMENMQAGMQTQMSPDNREAMQLLENMKDIMEGQRELMERTHRQTQQRDGQQGQNQRDGAQDGQSQNQADGSQGDQSGQGGADAVLQDALRRQLGEIMRQFGEMMGEIPEPFGRADEGMAESSERLGAGDPGEALGAQGQAMDALQEAAEAARDAFMERFDRQMGLGQQMPGQSGQQTMDPFGRQASETFRGPMQGEVDVPDEGSLERSRQIRDELRRRAGQRSRSSEELDYIDRLLDQFQ, encoded by the coding sequence ATGACCCAGAAAACGGCTCGGGGGGGCCAGGATCGACAGACAGGCGGATGGCCTGTCGGACTCTCCCGCGCGGTTTTGATCTGGGAACAACTGGAAGCCGCGTTCTGGCAACCGGTCGCCTTCACCCTGGTCTTCCTGTTCATCGCCCTGACCGGCCTGCTGCCGGAACTGCCAATCTGGCTGCACATCGCGATACTGGCGGCGTCTGGCGCCTACCTGCTGTGGCTGATCTGGCGCGGCGTCCACAATTTTTCCTGGCCCGATCGCCTCTCCGCCCGTCGGCGGATCGAGATCGTGAACCGGTTGGATCATCGTCCGCTTGAAACCCTGTCGGACCACCCCAGCACCGACGACCCCGTCCAATTGGCGCTATGGCAGGAACACCGCCGCAGAATGGAGGCGCGGATACGTGGCCTCTCCGTCGGCGCCCCGGCCCCGCAACTGGCCCGCCGCGATCCGATGGCGCTTCGCATCGGCGCCCTGGTTCTGCTTGTGGTCGGTCTCGGGCTGGCCGGTCGCGACGCGCCGGTGCGTCTCGGCGAGGCACTGATTCCGGCCACGTCGACCCCGGTGGCCGGTCTTGCCATCGGCATCGATGCCTGGCTGGCCCCGCCGGACTATACCGGCCTGCCACCGCAATTCATCGCCCGCAGCGGCGACGATGCCGCCCGAAGGAACGACCCGGCGCTGAAGGGCCCGGATCATACCGCGCCCGTCGGTTCCCGGCTGGTGGTTCAGGTCACCGGCGACCTGCCGCAGGCGGTACTGATGACACCCGCCGGCCCGGTCCCCTTCTCCGCCTTCGCCGATGGCGGATTTGCCGTGGAGCACGAGTTGACGGAATCGGGCAACGTGACGGTGATTGCGGATGATCAGGAACTTGCCGGTTGGACCATCCACACCGTTCCGGACGAAGCACCGGTCGTAACCCTGCCCGAAGCCCCTGTCCCCAGCCTGCAACAGGCCCTGACGATCACGCATACCGTTTCCGACGATTACGGCATCGCCAGCCTTGTTGCGGTGATCGAGCGCGCTGACCGCCCGATCGGTTCGGCCCAGTCCAGCCCGGACGGGGATGAGGCAATGGCCATCGTGACGCCCCTGCCGGTCCCCGACATCGCCAAATACGGCAAACAGCGCCGCGTCTACCGCGACTACACCGCCCATCCGTGGGCCGGCGGCGAGGTGCGGCTGACCCTCGTCGCAACCGATGCCATCGGCCAGGAAGGCCGCTCGGAGCCGGTGACGCTGATCCTGCCGGCCCGCAAGTTCAATCATCCCGTGGCTCAGATCATCGTCGAGCTGCGCCGTGAGCTGGCCTGGGACCCGGGCCGTAGCCGCATGGCCGTCGCCGATGCCCTGGAGGCCCTGGCATGGGGCCATGAAAACTACGGTGACGACGTGACGGTCTTCCTGTCGTTGCGGGAGGCGTTTACCCGCCTGCGCCGTCCGAAGCGCGGCGACGAACACGGCCGGGCCGCCGTCGACGAGGTTGTCGATCTGTTGTGGAAGACCGCGCTCTATCTGGAGGATGGCGGCGTGTCCCTGGCACTCGCCCGGTTGCGCGCCGCGGAGCAGGCCCTGATGGAAGCCATGGCCGAAGGCGCGAGCGATGCCGAACTGGACCGCCTGATGGACGAGCTGCAGGCGGCCATGAACGATTACATGTCCGCCATGACGGAACAGTTGCGTCAGAGCATGCAGGATGGCGAGGAAGTCCCGCAGTTCAATCCGGGCGACAACATGGTCTCGACGGACGACATCAACGACATGATGGACCAGATCCGCGAGATGATGCGCAACGGCATGACCGAGAGCGCGACCCAGATGCTGGAGCAACTGCGCCGCATGATGGAAAACATGCAGGCCGGCATGCAGACCCAGATGTCGCCCGACAACAGGGAAGCGATGCAGCTGCTGGAAAACATGAAGGACATCATGGAGGGACAGCGCGAGTTGATGGAGCGCACCCACCGCCAGACCCAGCAGCGAGACGGACAGCAGGGCCAGAACCAGCGTGACGGCGCCCAGGACGGGCAGAGCCAGAACCAGGCCGACGGCAGCCAGGGCGACCAGAGTGGTCAGGGCGGGGCCGATGCGGTGCTGCAGGACGCGTTGCGGCGTCAGCTGGGCGAGATCATGCGGCAGTTCGGCGAGATGATGGGGGAAATTCCGGAACCCTTTGGCCGTGCAGACGAGGGCATGGCGGAATCGTCCGAACGGCTGGGCGCCGGCGATCCCGGCGAGGCGCTGGGGGCTCAGGGTCAGGCCATGGACGCGCTTCAGGAAGCCGCCGAGGCCGCCCGCGATGCCTTCATGGAACGTTTCGACCGTCAGATGGGGCTGGGTCAGCAGATGCCGGGTCAATCTGGGCAGCAGACAATGGACCCGTTCGGGCGCCAGGCCAGCGAGACCTTCCGCGGGCCGATGCAGGGCGAAGTCGATGTGCCGGACGAGGGCAGCCTCGAACGCTCCCGCCAGATCCGGGACGAGTTGCGCCGTCGAGCCGGACAGCGCAGCCGGTCGTCGGAGGAACTGGACTATATCGACCGGCTGCTGGATCAATTCCAGTAA
- the lysA gene encoding diaminopimelate decarboxylase yields the protein MNHFEYRDGVLHAENVPLTRIADEVGTPAYVYSRATLTRHYTVFADAFKKAGLDATICYAVKANSNLAVIALLGRLGAGADVVSEGELRRALAAGIPPERIVFSGVGKAESELRFALETGIHEINVESESELHLLSKVATDLGRTAEIAIRINPDVDAKTHEKISTGKKENKFGIDIDKADDIYALAASLPGIEPVSVAVHIGSQLTDLEPYRQAFRRVADLVERLRAAGHGIVRVDLGGGLGIPYDAEEPPLPDAYAEMVASEIARLNCPVMLEPGRMIVGNAGILLSRALVVKPGETKHFLVLDAAMNDLIRPALYNGHHGIRPVAEAAPDATLGPVDVVGPVCESGDTFAKDRMLPPIAEGDLVAFGSAGAYGAVMASTYNSRLLVPEVLVDGDRYDVVRPRQTYEALIGMDSIPDWLHTDRDGDTGEPRRIGATG from the coding sequence ATGAACCATTTCGAATACCGCGACGGCGTTCTGCATGCCGAGAACGTGCCCCTGACCCGGATCGCGGACGAGGTCGGCACCCCGGCCTATGTCTATTCCCGCGCGACCCTGACGCGCCACTACACCGTCTTCGCCGACGCCTTCAAGAAGGCCGGTCTGGATGCCACGATCTGCTATGCCGTGAAGGCGAACAGCAATCTGGCGGTAATCGCCCTGCTGGGTCGGTTGGGTGCCGGGGCCGATGTCGTGTCGGAAGGCGAGCTGCGCCGAGCCCTGGCCGCCGGCATTCCGCCAGAGCGCATCGTCTTCTCCGGAGTCGGGAAGGCGGAAAGCGAACTGCGATTCGCGCTGGAAACCGGCATCCACGAAATCAATGTGGAATCCGAAAGCGAGCTGCATCTTCTGTCGAAGGTGGCGACCGATCTGGGGCGCACGGCGGAGATCGCGATCCGTATCAACCCGGATGTCGATGCCAAGACCCACGAGAAGATCTCCACCGGCAAAAAGGAGAACAAGTTCGGCATCGACATCGACAAGGCCGACGATATCTACGCGCTGGCGGCTTCCCTGCCGGGGATCGAGCCGGTGTCGGTGGCGGTACATATCGGCAGCCAGCTGACCGATCTTGAGCCCTATCGCCAGGCCTTCCGCCGTGTGGCCGATCTGGTCGAGCGGCTGCGTGCCGCCGGTCACGGCATTGTGAGAGTCGATCTGGGCGGCGGCCTGGGCATTCCCTACGATGCCGAAGAACCGCCCCTGCCCGACGCCTATGCCGAGATGGTGGCCTCCGAGATTGCGCGCCTGAACTGCCCGGTCATGCTGGAACCCGGACGGATGATCGTCGGCAATGCCGGTATCCTGCTGTCCCGTGCCCTTGTGGTGAAACCGGGCGAAACCAAGCATTTCCTTGTGCTGGATGCGGCCATGAACGACCTGATCCGCCCGGCGCTGTACAACGGCCATCACGGCATTCGCCCGGTGGCGGAGGCGGCACCGGATGCGACACTGGGCCCGGTCGATGTTGTCGGTCCGGTCTGCGAATCCGGCGACACATTCGCCAAGGACCGAATGCTGCCGCCGATCGCCGAGGGAGATCTGGTCGCCTTCGGCAGTGCCGGCGCCTATGGCGCGGTGATGGCATCGACCTATAATTCCAGATTGCTGGTGCCGGAAGTGCTGGTCGACGGCGACCGCTACGATGTGGTGCGCCCGCGCCAGACCTACGAGGCCCTGATCGGCATGGACTCCATTCCGGATTGGCTGCACACTGACCGGGACGGCGACACCGGCGAACCGAGAAGGATCGGAGCGACAGGATGA
- the argH gene encoding argininosuccinate lyase — translation MSKNDMWGGRFSGGPAEIMEKINASIGFDKALYKQDIRGSLAHSDMLAAQGVISAEDRDAIHAGLKEIEQEIEAGTFDFKTELEDIHMNVESRLREKIGDPGARLHTGRSRNDQVITDVRLWLRDALDGIDGLMADLQRALLDKAEKYAATLMPGYTHLQSAQPVTFGHHLMAYVEMVGRDRGRLADCRKRLNECPLGAAALAGTSFPIDRHRTAEALGFDGPTRNSMDSVGSRDFILEFLAAGSIHAVHLSRLAEEIVMWMSDRFAFISLSDAFTTGSSIMPQKKNPDAAELVRAKPGRLLGAFISVSTMMKGLPMTFCKDMQEDKEPLFDAVESLTLAVAATAGMVDDMAARPDRMQDGLKQGFPTATDLADWLVRVLGLPFRDAHHVTGALVAKAEARNVDLADLSLDEMQAVENRITDDVYSVLTPAASVASRTSFGGTAPVRVREAVQAARAQYL, via the coding sequence ATGTCCAAGAACGATATGTGGGGCGGCCGGTTCTCCGGCGGTCCGGCCGAAATCATGGAAAAGATCAATGCTTCCATCGGCTTCGACAAGGCCCTCTACAAGCAGGACATCCGCGGTTCTTTGGCGCATTCCGACATGTTGGCCGCCCAGGGCGTCATCAGTGCCGAAGACCGCGACGCAATCCACGCCGGGTTGAAAGAGATCGAACAGGAAATCGAGGCCGGGACCTTTGATTTCAAGACGGAATTAGAGGACATCCACATGAATGTGGAGTCACGTCTGCGCGAGAAGATCGGCGATCCCGGCGCGCGCCTGCATACCGGGCGCAGCCGGAACGACCAGGTCATCACCGATGTCCGGCTGTGGCTGCGCGACGCGCTGGACGGCATCGATGGGCTGATGGCCGACCTGCAGCGGGCCCTGCTGGACAAGGCGGAGAAATATGCCGCCACGCTGATGCCGGGCTATACCCATCTGCAGAGCGCACAGCCGGTGACCTTCGGCCACCATCTCATGGCCTATGTGGAAATGGTCGGCCGCGACCGGGGCCGGCTGGCGGATTGCCGCAAGCGGCTGAACGAATGCCCGCTGGGCGCCGCCGCCCTGGCCGGGACGTCCTTCCCCATCGACCGGCACCGCACCGCGGAGGCGCTGGGCTTTGACGGTCCGACCCGCAACTCGATGGACAGTGTCGGCAGCCGCGATTTCATTCTGGAGTTCCTGGCCGCCGGATCGATCCACGCCGTTCACCTGAGCCGGCTGGCGGAAGAGATCGTGATGTGGATGTCCGACCGGTTCGCCTTCATCAGCCTCAGCGACGCCTTCACGACGGGTTCCTCCATCATGCCGCAGAAGAAGAACCCGGACGCGGCGGAACTGGTTCGGGCCAAGCCGGGCCGGCTTCTGGGCGCCTTCATCAGCGTCTCGACCATGATGAAGGGCCTGCCCATGACCTTCTGCAAGGACATGCAGGAGGACAAGGAGCCGCTGTTCGACGCGGTGGAGTCGCTGACACTGGCCGTCGCGGCGACCGCCGGCATGGTCGACGACATGGCCGCCCGGCCGGACCGCATGCAGGATGGACTGAAACAGGGCTTCCCGACCGCAACGGATCTGGCCGACTGGCTGGTTCGGGTCCTGGGCCTGCCATTCCGCGACGCCCATCACGTGACCGGCGCGCTGGTTGCGAAGGCGGAGGCGCGCAATGTCGATCTGGCCGACCTGTCGCTGGACGAGATGCAAGCTGTGGAAAACCGCATCACCGACGATGTATACTCCGTGCTCACACCGGCCGCCTCCGTGGCGAGCCGCACCAGTTTCGGCGGCACCGCACCGGTTCGCGTGCGGGAGGCGGTTCAGGCGGCGCGGGCGCAGTATCTTTGA
- a CDS encoding TlpA disulfide reductase family protein: MTDPSDRSSQPTRRAVAAGLAATGLLSAGITAALPGNPAFAGADYPPTNGEMQGFVLLKERALAPDQPFFDGRDNVRHFADFRGEVLLVNFWATWCAPCIKEMPSLARLDRALKDEPFRLLAVSQDRGGKDVAEPFIRERLNLPDLQIFYDPKLKLGRSLGVRGLPSTYLIDARGNLVGGLTGPAEWDSEDALALIRYVLEEGNGPKRSATET; the protein is encoded by the coding sequence GTGACCGATCCCTCAGACCGCTCCTCACAGCCGACCCGCCGCGCTGTGGCCGCAGGCCTCGCCGCGACCGGGTTGCTCAGTGCCGGAATCACCGCCGCGCTGCCGGGAAATCCGGCCTTCGCGGGCGCGGACTATCCGCCGACGAACGGAGAGATGCAAGGGTTCGTTCTGCTGAAGGAACGGGCTCTGGCCCCGGACCAGCCCTTTTTCGACGGACGGGACAATGTGCGCCACTTCGCCGACTTCCGGGGGGAGGTGCTGCTGGTCAACTTCTGGGCGACTTGGTGCGCACCCTGCATCAAGGAAATGCCCAGCCTGGCGCGCCTCGATCGGGCCTTGAAGGACGAGCCCTTTCGCTTGCTGGCCGTGAGCCAGGACCGCGGGGGCAAAGATGTCGCAGAGCCCTTCATACGCGAGCGCCTGAATCTGCCAGACTTGCAGATCTTCTACGATCCGAAGCTGAAACTCGGCCGGTCGCTGGGCGTGCGCGGGTTGCCGTCAACCTATCTGATCGATGCGAGGGGAAATCTCGTCGGCGGCCTGACCGGCCCCGCCGAATGGGACAGCGAGGACGCGCTGGCCCTGATCCGGTATGTGCTCGAGGAAGGTAACGGGCCGAAGCGTTCGGCGACGGAGACCTGA
- a CDS encoding GatB/YqeY domain-containing protein has product MRDELNKALKEGMRAKDDRAVSTLRLILAALKDRDIAARSKGNNDGISDDEVLQMLQSMVKQRKESIAMYEKGGRLELAEGEQAEIDVIQRFLPKQMSEAEIEAEVRSLIDEMGASSLKEMGAVMGELRTRFAGRMDFGKASPIVKQALS; this is encoded by the coding sequence ATGCGCGACGAACTCAACAAGGCGCTCAAGGAAGGCATGCGCGCGAAGGATGACCGCGCCGTATCGACGCTTCGCCTCATCCTCGCGGCGCTGAAGGACCGCGACATCGCCGCCCGCAGCAAGGGCAACAATGACGGAATCTCCGACGACGAAGTACTTCAGATGCTGCAGAGCATGGTGAAGCAGCGCAAGGAGTCCATCGCCATGTACGAAAAGGGCGGCCGTCTGGAACTGGCGGAAGGCGAGCAGGCGGAAATCGATGTGATCCAGCGCTTCCTGCCCAAGCAGATGAGCGAGGCCGAAATCGAAGCCGAGGTCCGGAGCCTGATCGACGAAATGGGCGCCTCCAGCCTCAAGGAAATGGGCGCCGTCATGGGCGAGCTGCGCACCCGCTTCGCCGGCCGAATGGATTTCGGCAAGGCCTCCCCGATCGTCAAGCAGGCGCTGAGCTGA